GCTGGCTGGACCGGGTGCTGGACCTGCTGCACGAGGGCGGCATCCAGGTCGACCTGGCCACCGCCACCGCCAGCCCACCGCCCTGGCTGGCCCGGGCGTACCCGGAGACCCTGCCCCGTCGGGCCGACGGCGCGATCCTCTGGCCGGGCGGACGACAGGCGTACTGCCCCAGCTCGCCGGTGTTCCGCGAGCGGTCGCTGGAGCTGGTGCGAGCGGTCGCCGGCCGCTACGCCGCGCACCCCGCCGTGGTGATGTGGCACGTCTCCAACGAGCTGGGCTGCCACAACGTGCACTGCTACTGCGACGTCAGCGCCGAGGCGTTCCGAGGCTGGCTACGCGAGCGCTACGGCGACCTGGACCGGCTCAACGACGCCTGGGGCACCGCGTTCTGGAGCCAGCGCTACGGCGACTGGACCGAGATCAACCCGCCGCGCACCGCGCCGACCTTCGCCAACCCCACGCAGCAGCTCGACTTCCTGCGCTTCTCCTCCGACGAGCAGCGCGCCCAGTTGCGCGCCGAACGTGCGCTGCTGAAGACCCTGGTCCGCCAGCCGGTCACCACCAACTTCATGATCGGCACCGGGATCAAGCACATGAACTACCACTCCTGGGCCGACGACGTGGACCTCGTGTCCAACGACCACTATCTGACCGCCGCCGACCCGCAGTCGCACCTCGGGCTGGCGCTCGCGGCGGACCACACTCGCGGCGTCGCCGGCGGCGACCCGTGGCTGCTCATGGAGCACTCCACCAGCGCGGTCAACTGGCAGCCGCGCAACGTGGCCAAGCTGCCCGGGCAGCTGCGCCGCAACAGCCTCGCGCACGTCGCCCGTGGCGCCGACGGGGTGCTGTTCTTCCAGTGGCGCGCCTCCCGGGCCGGTGCCGAGAAGTTCCACTCCGCGCTGGTGCCGCACGCCGGGCCGGACACCAAGGTGTTCCGCGAGGTCTGCCAACTCGGCGCGGACCTCAAGGCGCTGGCCGAGGTACGCGGCAGTCGGGTCGACGCCGACGTGGCGATCCTGTTCGACTGGGAAGCGTGGTGGGGGGTCGAGTTGGATTCGCATCCCAGCGCCGACGTCCAGTACGCCGACCGGCTCAA
The window above is part of the Micromonospora sp. LH3U1 genome. Proteins encoded here:
- a CDS encoding beta-galactosidase, giving the protein MRRWHGDGIYFGGDYNPEQWPEQTWSEDVELMRRAGVNLVSVGIFSWALLEPAPGRFEFGWLDRVLDLLHEGGIQVDLATATASPPPWLARAYPETLPRRADGAILWPGGRQAYCPSSPVFRERSLELVRAVAGRYAAHPAVVMWHVSNELGCHNVHCYCDVSAEAFRGWLRERYGDLDRLNDAWGTAFWSQRYGDWTEINPPRTAPTFANPTQQLDFLRFSSDEQRAQLRAERALLKTLVRQPVTTNFMIGTGIKHMNYHSWADDVDLVSNDHYLTAADPQSHLGLALAADHTRGVAGGDPWLLMEHSTSAVNWQPRNVAKLPGQLRRNSLAHVARGADGVLFFQWRASRAGAEKFHSALVPHAGPDTKVFREVCQLGADLKALAEVRGSRVDADVAILFDWEAWWGVELDSHPSADVQYADRLNALYGALWRAGVTADIVHPSADLGGYRLVLAPTLYLVRDADVEALHRYVEGGGTAAVTYFSGIVDSNDHIRLGGYPGAFRELLGVRTEEFFPLREGEQVRLDDGSTADVWTEWLHPDGAEVLASYTDGPLPGVPALTRHPVGAGAAWYVGTRLDEPATDRLVARLLDEAGVRPAASAPSGVEVVRRRDAERSWLFAINHTDNEARLPVNGVELLTGARCAGELTLPAGEVAVIREDRTDDPA